A genomic region of Janthinobacterium lividum contains the following coding sequences:
- a CDS encoding M1 family metallopeptidase — protein sequence MESRSTTRQGPPSPRGTRRSIGFFPISGKLKALSIAALLLAGLALQADLFAQPGQGKAASAPTPLAPSADGIALASPHASAVSTPSASNAWGGARTGAQATLSDRVVDYQIEATLDPVKHTIAGQQKLRWRNRSAQAVSSVYLHLYLNAFEGEHSTFFTEKRKLDTGFRSGVDTRDGEWGYIELRSMTQNGAKAPWHFVQPDNGPATDRTVVRVDLPQAVAPGAETTLDIRFFDQLPRVIARTGYFGSFHLVGQWFPKIAVLELPGERGATAPRWNAHEFHLNSEFYANFGNYDVKLTVPKEYTVGATGELQGAPQEKNGMLTHHYVQGDVHDFAWTADKRSAQPLTGSWSGPGSPPVAIKVLYPPEYASNAAPALQAAKDALTYFSRTLGPYPYKTLTVVIPPFNAAEAGGMEYPTFITASSYANLQPKTIPEFGLDFVTIHEFGHGYFYGILASNEFEEPLLDEGLNEYWDQRMLRARGQHIHATTPLLKRLGFDPVFKVFEFERMAAPRQDAADPLGQNAWDRLQGVGPVYSRTAITMRDLEARIGSEAMERGFKAYYEQWKFRHPSVADLRETLAEATGQRRIVEQVFAQQVYASANIDDRIGIFTSEEQTPLAGMALVNGKRVEHTAEALEKEEKKVREAWDKAHPDAKPGTGPYPYLTSVVLRRRGAPVPQVLLVKFADGTSERVVWDNEQLWQRYTWSKPVKAVSAELDPDRVHYLDVNKLDDSRTLKADKSASQRWSFDLAAAFQYLLSLIAIV from the coding sequence ATGGAAAGTCGTAGCACAACGCGCCAGGGGCCGCCAAGTCCCCGCGGCACGCGCCGCAGCATTGGTTTTTTTCCCATCTCGGGCAAGCTCAAAGCCCTCTCCATCGCCGCCCTGCTGCTGGCCGGCCTGGCCCTGCAGGCCGACCTGTTCGCCCAGCCGGGCCAAGGCAAGGCGGCCAGCGCGCCCACGCCGCTGGCGCCGTCCGCCGACGGCATCGCCCTGGCGTCGCCGCACGCTTCCGCCGTCAGCACGCCCAGCGCCAGCAACGCCTGGGGCGGTGCGCGCACGGGCGCGCAAGCGACCCTGTCGGACCGCGTGGTCGATTACCAGATCGAAGCGACGCTCGATCCCGTCAAGCACACCATAGCCGGCCAGCAGAAACTACGCTGGCGCAACCGCAGCGCACAAGCCGTCAGCAGCGTCTACCTGCACCTGTACCTGAACGCGTTCGAAGGCGAGCATTCGACCTTCTTCACCGAGAAGCGCAAGCTCGATACGGGCTTCCGCTCGGGCGTCGACACGCGCGACGGCGAATGGGGCTACATCGAACTGCGCAGCATGACGCAGAACGGCGCCAAGGCGCCCTGGCATTTCGTCCAGCCCGACAACGGCCCGGCCACCGACCGCACCGTGGTGCGCGTCGACTTGCCGCAGGCCGTCGCGCCGGGCGCCGAGACGACGCTCGACATCCGCTTCTTCGACCAGCTGCCGCGCGTCATCGCGCGCACCGGCTATTTCGGCAGCTTCCACCTGGTGGGCCAGTGGTTCCCCAAGATCGCGGTGCTGGAATTGCCCGGCGAACGGGGCGCCACCGCGCCGCGCTGGAATGCGCATGAATTCCACCTCAATTCGGAGTTCTACGCCAATTTCGGCAACTATGACGTGAAGCTGACCGTGCCCAAGGAGTACACGGTGGGCGCCACGGGCGAGCTGCAAGGCGCGCCGCAGGAAAAGAACGGCATGCTCACGCATCACTATGTGCAGGGCGACGTGCACGATTTCGCCTGGACGGCCGACAAGCGCAGCGCGCAGCCGTTGACGGGCAGCTGGAGCGGCCCCGGCAGTCCGCCGGTGGCCATCAAGGTGCTGTACCCGCCCGAATACGCATCGAACGCGGCGCCGGCGCTGCAGGCGGCCAAGGATGCGCTCACGTATTTCTCGCGCACCCTGGGCCCGTATCCGTACAAGACCCTGACGGTGGTGATCCCGCCGTTCAATGCGGCCGAAGCGGGCGGCATGGAATATCCGACCTTCATCACGGCCTCGAGCTACGCCAACCTGCAGCCGAAGACCATACCCGAATTCGGCCTCGATTTCGTCACCATCCATGAATTCGGCCATGGCTATTTCTATGGCATCCTGGCGTCGAACGAATTCGAGGAACCCCTTCTCGACGAAGGCTTGAACGAATACTGGGACCAGCGCATGCTGCGCGCGCGCGGCCAGCACATCCACGCCACCACGCCCCTGCTCAAGCGCCTGGGCTTCGATCCCGTCTTCAAGGTCTTCGAATTCGAACGCATGGCCGCACCGCGCCAGGATGCGGCAGATCCGCTGGGCCAGAATGCGTGGGACCGCCTGCAGGGCGTGGGGCCCGTCTACAGCCGCACGGCCATCACCATGCGCGACCTGGAAGCGCGCATCGGCAGCGAAGCCATGGAACGGGGCTTCAAGGCCTACTACGAACAGTGGAAATTCCGCCACCCGAGCGTGGCCGACCTGCGCGAAACGCTGGCCGAGGCGACGGGCCAGCGGCGCATCGTGGAACAGGTCTTCGCGCAGCAAGTCTATGCCAGCGCGAATATCGACGACCGCATCGGCATCTTCACCAGCGAAGAGCAGACGCCCCTGGCCGGCATGGCACTGGTGAACGGCAAACGCGTGGAGCATACGGCCGAAGCGCTGGAAAAAGAGGAGAAAAAGGTACGCGAGGCGTGGGACAAGGCGCATCCGGACGCCAAGCCGGGCACGGGACCGTATCCTTATCTCACCAGCGTGGTCCTGCGCCGCCGCGGCGCGCCCGTGCCGCAGGTGCTGCTGGTGAAGTTCGCCGACGGCACGTCCGAACGCGTGGTCTGGGATAACGAGCAGCTGTGGCAGCGCTACACCTGGAGCAAGCCCGTGAAGGCCGTCTCGGCCGAACTGGACCCCGACCGCGTGCACTACCTCGACGTCAACAAGCTCGATGACAGCCGCACCTTGAAGGCAGACAAATCCGCCTCGCAGCGCTGGAGCTTCGACCTTGCCGCCGCCTTCCAATACCTCCTTTCCCTGATTGCCATCGTATGA